The following are encoded together in the Dermacoccus nishinomiyaensis genome:
- the ybeY gene encoding rRNA maturation RNase YbeY, with protein MTIDIANETDVDVELDEIHDCARYAMDAMFVHPNVELSIRIIDEAAMETLHVQWMDLPGPTDVMSFPMDELTPGSEREPSQEGMLGDIVLCPSVAAAQAAAAGHDTMEELLLLTVHGVLHLLGYDHAEPDERVEMFELQRTILLTYLASRGRSTEAGTIRIAPPSGRE; from the coding sequence ATGACGATCGACATCGCCAACGAGACCGACGTCGACGTCGAGCTGGACGAGATCCACGACTGCGCGCGCTACGCGATGGACGCGATGTTCGTCCACCCCAACGTCGAGCTGAGCATCCGCATCATCGACGAGGCAGCGATGGAGACGCTGCACGTGCAGTGGATGGATCTGCCGGGCCCGACGGACGTCATGAGCTTCCCGATGGACGAGCTGACGCCCGGCAGCGAGCGCGAGCCGTCCCAGGAGGGCATGCTCGGCGACATCGTCCTGTGCCCGAGCGTCGCCGCCGCGCAGGCGGCCGCAGCCGGGCACGACACGATGGAGGAGCTGCTGCTGCTCACCGTCCACGGTGTGCTGCACCTGCTCGGCTACGACCACGCCGAACCGGACGAGCGCGTCGAGATGTTCGAACTGCAGCGCACGATCCTGCTCACCTACCTCGCGAGCCGCGGGCGCAGCACGGAGGCGGGCACCATCCGCATCGCGCCGCCGTCCGGGCGCGAGTGA
- a CDS encoding hemolysin family protein, whose protein sequence is MTIVLIAALVSVVMGFVFALVESALGRVTRHRVVTLAEEGHAGASALGRIVDNHATALMVLTFLRVGAEMTAAVLVTVAATRAFDGAFWPSLATAVAVMAIASFVLVGVSPRTLGHQHADKVALATARPVLVALTVLSPLARLLVTLGNAVTPGEGYKDGPFDSEAELREFVDLAEDSDLIEADERRMIHSVFELGDTIVREVMVPRTDMITIDGYKSLHQAMNLFVRSGYSRVPVIGENSDDLVGLLYFKDVVRRTLTGDADAIAISEVMRDLAFVPESKPVDALLKEMQRDRVHFAVVIDEYGGTAGIVTMEDIVEEIVGEIDDEYDRVSPGVEELGDGRTRVPARMSIDDLSEMYGVSIDEDDIDTVGGLLAKLVGRVPLVGASGEIDGLRLTAEKMAGRRHQLATLIVERVEPEDPTDPDGRGDERSAETRGEETDR, encoded by the coding sequence GTGACCATCGTGCTGATCGCCGCGCTCGTCAGCGTGGTCATGGGCTTCGTCTTCGCCCTCGTCGAGTCGGCGCTCGGGCGCGTGACGCGCCACCGCGTCGTCACGCTCGCCGAGGAGGGCCACGCCGGCGCCTCGGCGCTCGGACGCATCGTCGACAACCACGCGACGGCGCTCATGGTGCTGACATTCCTGCGCGTCGGCGCCGAGATGACGGCCGCCGTCCTCGTCACCGTCGCCGCGACACGCGCGTTCGACGGCGCGTTCTGGCCGAGCCTCGCGACGGCCGTCGCCGTCATGGCGATCGCCTCGTTCGTGCTCGTCGGCGTCTCGCCGCGCACGCTGGGCCACCAGCACGCCGACAAGGTGGCGCTCGCGACGGCGCGGCCCGTCCTCGTCGCGCTCACGGTGCTCTCACCGCTCGCGCGGCTGCTCGTGACGCTGGGCAACGCCGTCACCCCGGGTGAGGGCTACAAGGACGGCCCATTCGACTCCGAGGCGGAGTTGCGCGAGTTCGTCGACCTCGCCGAGGATTCCGACCTCATCGAGGCCGACGAGCGGCGCATGATCCACAGCGTGTTCGAGCTTGGCGACACGATCGTGCGCGAAGTCATGGTGCCGCGCACCGACATGATCACGATCGACGGCTACAAGAGCCTGCACCAGGCGATGAACCTGTTCGTGCGCTCCGGCTACTCGCGCGTGCCCGTCATCGGCGAGAACTCCGACGACCTCGTCGGCCTGCTGTACTTCAAGGACGTCGTGCGGCGCACGCTCACCGGCGACGCGGACGCCATCGCCATCTCCGAGGTGATGCGCGACCTCGCGTTCGTGCCCGAGTCGAAGCCCGTCGACGCGTTGCTCAAGGAGATGCAGCGCGACCGCGTCCACTTCGCCGTCGTCATCGACGAGTACGGCGGCACCGCCGGCATCGTGACGATGGAGGATATCGTCGAGGAGATCGTCGGCGAGATCGACGACGAGTACGACCGCGTGTCGCCCGGCGTCGAGGAACTGGGGGACGGCCGCACGCGCGTTCCGGCTCGCATGTCGATCGACGACCTGAGCGAGATGTACGGCGTCAGCATCGACGAGGACGACATCGACACCGTCGGTGGTCTGCTGGCCAAGCTCGTCGGGCGCGTGCCGCTCGTCGGCGCGAGCGGCGAGATCGACGGGCTGCGCCTCACGGCTGAGAAGATGGCAGGACGACGCCACCAGCTCGCGACGTTGATCGTCGAGCGTGTGGAACCCGAAGATCCCACCGACCCGGACGGGCGTGGGGACGAGCGCAGCGCCGAGACGCG